One genomic window of Nicotiana sylvestris chromosome 10, ASM39365v2, whole genome shotgun sequence includes the following:
- the LOC104248960 gene encoding U-box domain-containing protein 4-like — protein METEVHQPNFTYLGRTFSGLNITESSSAFSDCNSDRSGEFPTASSQSRRLLIACASENSDELIQQLVSDLESNSIDVQKQAAMELRLLAKNKSENRLKIARAGAIKPLISLISSTDLHLQEYGVTAILNLSLCDENKELIAASGAIKPLVRALKIGNSTAKENSACALLRLSQIEENKIAIGRSGAIPPLVNLLEAGNFRGKKDASTALYSLCSVKENKVRAVQAGVMKPLVESMADFSSNMVDKSAFVVSVLISLTEARAAVVEEGGIPVLVEIVEVGTHRQKEIAVAILWQLCEDSVTYRTMVAREGAIPPLVALSQSGTSRAKQKAETLIALLRQPRSGNAAAAAARASDVSF, from the exons ATGGAAACGGAGGTTCATCAACCAAATTTCACCTACCTGGGACGAACATTTAGCGGTCTCAATATTACTGAATCCTCCTCAGCTTTCAGTGACTGCAACAGCGATAGATCCGGCGAGTTCCCGACGGCGTCTTCTCAAAGCCGGCGACTATTAATAGCATGCGCGTCGGAGAACTCAGATGAATTAATCCAGCAACTCGTCTCTGATCTCGAGTCAAACTCAATCGACGTGCAAAAGCAAGCGGCAATGGAGCTTAGACTCTTAGCGAAGAACAAATCGGAAAATCGTCTCAAAATCGCTCGAGCTGGAGCGATTAAGCCTTTGATTTCTCTTATCTCTTCCACTGATCTTCACCTTCAAGAGTACGGCGTTACCGCGATTCTCAATTTATCTCTCTGTGATGAAAATAAGGAGCTCATCGCAGCATCAGGAGCGATCAAACCGTTAGTTCGAGCTCTGAAAATCGGCAATTCAACCGCGAAGGAGAATTCCGCTTGCGCTCTGCTCCGTTTGTCGCAAATCGAAGAGAACAAAATCGCAATCGGACGGTCGGGTGCAATACCCCCGTTAGTGAACCTTCTAGAAGCCGGCAATTTCCGCGGGAAGAAGGACGCCTCAACTGCACTGTACTCCTTATGCTCCGTGAAGGAGAACAAGGTCAGAGCGGTACAAGCTGGAGTAATGAAGCCGTTAGTGGAATCAATGGCGGATTTCAGTTCAAACATGGTGGATAAATCGGCGTTCGTGGTGAGCGTTTTGATATCGTTGACAGAGGCGAGGGCGGCTGTGGTGGAGGAAGGTGGAATTCCGGTGTTGGTGGAGATCGTGGAGGTGGGGACACATCGACAGAAGGAGATTGCGGTGGCGATATTGTGGCAGCTGTGTGAGGATAGCGTGACTTACCGTACTATGGTGGCACGCGAAGGCGCTATTCCCCCATTGGTTGCTTTGTCCCAATCTGGTACAAGTCGCGCCAAACAAAag GCGGAGACACTGATTGCGCTTCTACGACAGCCAAGATCCGGTAACGCCGCTGCAGCAGCAGCCAGAGCTTCTGATGTGTCGTTTTGA